From a region of the Terriglobales bacterium genome:
- the ppk2 gene encoding polyphosphate kinase 2 — protein MTAATAVPITGGHAPKMKRKQFEKELEKLQIELVRLQEWVKYKGLKIIVIFEGRDAAGKGGVIKRITERVSPRVFRVAALPAPSEREKTQLYMQRYMQHFPAAGEVVIFDRSWYNRALVERVMGFCTENQVENFFRLCPEMEKAIVDGGIQLIKYWFEVSQKEQTRRFEARIHDGRKIWKLSPMDLESHRRWFDYSRARDEMLAATDTDFAPWYIVPADDKRRARLNCMAHLLSRIPYKDAPHEKQKLPKRQKAKGYVEPARRLKVIPQKY, from the coding sequence ATGACCGCAGCCACGGCAGTCCCGATCACCGGCGGGCACGCCCCCAAGATGAAGCGCAAGCAGTTCGAGAAGGAGTTGGAGAAGCTGCAGATCGAGCTGGTGCGCCTGCAGGAGTGGGTGAAGTACAAGGGCCTGAAGATCATCGTCATCTTCGAGGGTCGGGACGCCGCCGGCAAGGGCGGCGTCATCAAGCGCATCACCGAGCGCGTGAGCCCGCGCGTCTTCCGGGTGGCGGCCTTGCCCGCTCCCAGCGAGCGCGAGAAGACCCAGCTCTACATGCAGCGCTACATGCAGCACTTTCCGGCCGCCGGCGAGGTGGTCATCTTCGACCGCAGCTGGTACAACCGCGCCCTGGTGGAACGGGTGATGGGCTTCTGCACGGAGAACCAGGTCGAGAACTTCTTCCGGCTCTGCCCCGAGATGGAGAAGGCGATCGTCGATGGCGGCATCCAGCTCATCAAGTACTGGTTCGAGGTCAGCCAGAAGGAGCAGACGCGGCGCTTCGAGGCGCGCATCCACGATGGGCGCAAGATCTGGAAGCTCAGTCCCATGGACCTGGAGTCGCACCGCCGCTGGTTCGACTATTCGCGCGCGCGGGACGAGATGCTGGCCGCCACCGACACCGACTTCGCGCCCTGGTACATCGTGCCCGCCGACGACAAGCGCCGTGCCCGCCTCAATTGCATGGCTCACCTGCTGAGCCGGATCCCCTACAAGGACGCGCCGCACGAGAAGCAGAAGCTACCCAAGCGGCAGAAGGCGAAGGGATACGTGGAGCCGGCGCGGCGCCTCAAGGTCATTCCCCAGAAGTACTGA
- a CDS encoding efflux RND transporter periplasmic adaptor subunit codes for MVRRYISWAGMTLAAAALLALTACEKKAAGPPPAPEVEVVSVAQRDVPVYGEWVATLDGYVNAQIQPQVTGYLIRRDYTEGTLVKKGQVLFEIDPRPFQAALEQAKGQLAQMQAQLAKTTMDVERDTPLAAKSAIPQAQLDNDVQAKAAAQAMVDAAQAQVDQAQLNLGFTKVRSLVDGLAGFAKGQIGDLVGPTTVLTTVSQVNPIKAYFAISDQEYLSVAGTISQIAAGKPIPKEESGRVLQLVLADGSVYPNKGWYEMADRQVDQRTGTMRIAGAFDNPDNILRPGQFARVRIPTGTAKGALLVPQRAVVEVQGTYQVTVVGNDNKADVRAVKVGERVGSLWIIAAGLKPGEQVIVEGVQKARTGTLVKPKPWSGSAAGE; via the coding sequence GTGGTCCGGAGGTACATCTCCTGGGCCGGCATGACCCTGGCGGCAGCCGCCCTGCTCGCGCTGACTGCGTGCGAGAAGAAGGCCGCGGGGCCGCCCCCGGCCCCGGAAGTCGAAGTGGTGAGCGTGGCGCAGCGCGACGTGCCCGTGTACGGCGAGTGGGTGGCGACCCTGGACGGCTACGTCAACGCCCAGATCCAGCCCCAGGTGACCGGCTACCTCATCCGGCGCGACTACACCGAAGGCACTCTGGTGAAGAAGGGGCAGGTGCTGTTCGAGATCGACCCGCGCCCCTTCCAGGCCGCGCTGGAACAGGCCAAGGGGCAACTGGCGCAGATGCAGGCGCAACTGGCCAAGACCACGATGGACGTGGAACGCGACACGCCCCTGGCGGCCAAGAGCGCCATCCCCCAGGCCCAGCTCGACAACGACGTGCAGGCGAAGGCCGCGGCCCAGGCCATGGTGGACGCGGCCCAGGCGCAGGTGGACCAGGCGCAGCTCAACCTGGGCTTCACCAAGGTGCGTTCGCTGGTGGATGGGCTGGCCGGCTTCGCCAAGGGGCAGATCGGCGACCTGGTGGGGCCCACCACGGTACTCACCACCGTCTCGCAGGTCAACCCCATCAAGGCCTACTTCGCCATCAGCGACCAGGAGTACCTGAGCGTCGCCGGCACCATCAGCCAGATCGCCGCCGGCAAGCCGATCCCCAAGGAAGAGAGCGGGAGGGTCCTGCAGCTCGTCCTCGCCGACGGTAGCGTCTACCCCAACAAGGGCTGGTATGAAATGGCCGACCGCCAGGTGGACCAGAGGACCGGGACCATGCGCATCGCCGGCGCCTTCGACAATCCCGACAACATCCTGCGCCCCGGGCAGTTTGCGCGCGTGCGCATCCCCACCGGGACGGCCAAGGGGGCGCTGCTGGTGCCGCAGCGCGCGGTGGTGGAGGTGCAGGGCACCTACCAGGTGACGGTGGTGGGCAACGACAACAAGGCCGACGTGCGCGCGGTCAAGGTGGGGGAGCGGGTGGGTTCCCTGTGGATCATCGCCGCAGGCCTGAAGCCGGGCGAACAGGTGATCGTCGAGGGGGTGCAGAAGGCGCGCACCGGCACCCTGGTGAAGCCCAAGCCCTGGAGCGGGAGCGCCGCGGGAGAGTGA
- a CDS encoding multidrug efflux RND transporter permease subunit, which translates to MSKFFINRPIVAMVIAILMVIVGLVAMAGLPTAQFPNIAPPEIQVKATYPGADAETIEQSVATPIEQQMSGVDNMNYMYSNNANNGSMVLTVNFDIKTDPSTDQILSQMRTNQANSQLPSDVINAGVTVQKSTAAPLMLIDLYSPKGTYDNIFLANYAYINLNDQLTRVPGIASTFIFGAGQYAMRCWVKPDRLAKLGVTVPEIVRAIQIQNTVNPAGQIGAEPVPKGQDFTYAVRAQGRLPSPEEFGQIVIRANPDGSILRLKDVARIELGAQYYNLIGRFNGKPAAVIAVYQLPGSNAVKAAAGVRKLMAEAQQRFPQDLQYDIALDTTLAVTEGLKEIQKTLFEALLLVILVVYIFLQGWRATLIPLMAVPVSLVGTFMVFPFLGFSINTLSLFGLVLAIGLVVDDAIVVVEAVEHHIEHGMTPKDAAFKAMEEVSGPVVAIGLILAAVFVPTAFIPGITGRLYQQFAITIAISVLFSAFNALSLSPALSALLLRPRKEARGPLGAFFRGFNKVFGKSTDGYVSWCGVLVHKAGFSMLLLLGVAVLAGVFGSRLPAGFLPDEDQGFIYAGVQLPDAASLQRNDEAAKKIEEMIRKTPGVQSVTSVVGYSLLSGVQNTYSSFFFITLKDWAERKEPEEQYEAIKLHLNRELSQVTEGVAFAFPPPAIPGVGTSGGFTFMLEDRSGKDLTFLTANTRKFMEAARKRPELAGLSTTALPTVPQVYVDVDRARAIAQGVQLSDVYKTMQAFMGGVLVNYFNRFGRQWQVYVQAEGDYRTRADNVGQFYVTNDQGQPVPLSAVTRIQDRAGPEFTLRYNLYKCVQINGSAAPGYSSTQAMTALEEVFKETMPPEMGFDYLGMSYQEKKAAEGVPAWVIFGMSLLFVFLILAAQYESWSLPFSVLLGTPIAVFGAFLFLWMRGLENNVYAQIGLVMLIGLAAKNAILIVEFAKMEYEKGKSIQEAALTAARLRLRPILMTAFAFILGCVPLWTAAGAGAISRRVLGTAVIGGMLAASIIAIFLIPVSFDVVERLAHRGQAEAPAPGPIANGRTPA; encoded by the coding sequence ATGTCGAAGTTCTTCATCAACCGCCCCATCGTGGCCATGGTGATCGCCATCCTGATGGTGATCGTGGGCCTGGTGGCCATGGCCGGGCTGCCCACCGCGCAGTTCCCCAACATCGCGCCTCCGGAGATCCAGGTGAAAGCGACCTACCCGGGGGCCGATGCCGAGACCATCGAGCAGTCGGTGGCCACGCCCATCGAGCAGCAGATGAGCGGCGTGGACAACATGAATTACATGTACAGCAACAACGCCAACAACGGCTCCATGGTGCTGACCGTCAACTTCGACATCAAGACCGACCCCTCCACCGACCAGATCCTGTCGCAGATGCGCACCAACCAGGCCAACTCGCAGTTGCCCAGCGACGTGATCAACGCGGGCGTGACCGTGCAGAAGTCCACCGCCGCCCCCCTCATGCTGATCGACCTGTACTCGCCCAAGGGCACCTACGACAACATCTTCCTGGCGAACTACGCCTACATCAACCTCAACGACCAGTTGACGCGGGTGCCGGGGATCGCCAGCACCTTCATCTTCGGCGCCGGGCAGTACGCCATGCGCTGCTGGGTGAAGCCTGACCGGCTGGCCAAGCTAGGCGTCACCGTGCCCGAGATCGTGCGCGCCATCCAGATCCAGAACACGGTGAACCCGGCGGGACAGATCGGCGCCGAGCCCGTGCCCAAGGGCCAGGACTTCACCTACGCGGTGCGCGCCCAGGGACGGCTGCCCTCCCCGGAAGAGTTCGGCCAGATCGTGATCCGCGCCAATCCTGACGGCTCCATCCTGCGCCTGAAGGACGTGGCCCGCATCGAGCTGGGGGCGCAGTACTACAACCTGATCGGCCGCTTTAACGGCAAGCCGGCGGCGGTCATCGCCGTCTACCAGCTTCCCGGATCGAACGCGGTGAAGGCCGCGGCCGGCGTTCGCAAGCTCATGGCCGAGGCCCAGCAGCGCTTTCCCCAGGACCTGCAATACGACATCGCCCTGGATACCACCCTGGCGGTGACCGAGGGCCTGAAGGAGATCCAGAAGACGCTGTTCGAGGCCCTCCTCCTGGTCATCCTGGTGGTGTACATCTTCCTGCAGGGCTGGCGGGCGACGCTGATCCCGCTGATGGCCGTGCCTGTCTCCCTGGTGGGCACCTTCATGGTCTTCCCCTTCCTGGGCTTCTCCATCAACACCCTTTCGCTGTTCGGGCTGGTGCTGGCCATCGGGCTGGTGGTGGACGACGCCATCGTGGTGGTGGAAGCGGTGGAGCACCACATCGAGCACGGCATGACGCCCAAGGATGCCGCCTTCAAAGCCATGGAGGAGGTTTCGGGGCCGGTGGTGGCCATCGGGCTGATCCTGGCGGCGGTGTTCGTGCCCACCGCCTTCATCCCCGGGATCACCGGACGCCTGTACCAGCAGTTCGCCATCACCATCGCCATCTCCGTGCTGTTCTCCGCCTTCAACGCGCTCTCGCTCAGCCCGGCGCTGTCGGCGTTGCTGCTGCGGCCGCGGAAAGAGGCGCGCGGGCCGCTGGGCGCGTTCTTCCGCGGCTTCAACAAGGTCTTCGGAAAGAGCACGGACGGCTACGTCTCCTGGTGCGGGGTGCTGGTGCACAAGGCCGGCTTCAGCATGCTGCTATTGCTGGGAGTGGCGGTGCTGGCGGGCGTGTTCGGCTCACGCCTGCCCGCCGGCTTCCTGCCCGACGAGGACCAGGGCTTCATCTACGCGGGCGTGCAGTTGCCCGACGCCGCCTCCCTGCAGCGCAACGACGAGGCCGCCAAGAAGATCGAGGAGATGATCCGCAAGACCCCCGGCGTCCAGTCCGTGACCTCAGTGGTCGGCTACAGCCTGCTGAGCGGAGTGCAGAACACCTACAGCTCCTTCTTCTTCATCACGCTGAAGGACTGGGCGGAGCGCAAGGAACCCGAGGAGCAGTACGAGGCCATCAAGCTGCACCTGAACCGGGAGCTTTCCCAAGTGACCGAAGGGGTGGCCTTCGCCTTCCCCCCACCCGCCATTCCCGGGGTCGGTACCTCCGGGGGCTTCACCTTCATGCTGGAGGACCGCTCGGGCAAGGACCTGACCTTCCTGACCGCCAACACCCGTAAGTTCATGGAAGCCGCGCGCAAGCGCCCGGAGCTGGCCGGGCTCAGCACCACCGCCTTGCCCACGGTGCCGCAGGTCTACGTGGACGTAGACCGCGCCCGCGCCATCGCCCAGGGGGTGCAGCTCTCCGACGTCTACAAGACCATGCAGGCCTTCATGGGCGGGGTGCTGGTGAACTACTTCAACCGCTTCGGGCGCCAGTGGCAGGTCTACGTACAGGCCGAGGGGGACTACCGCACGCGCGCCGACAACGTGGGCCAGTTCTACGTGACCAACGATCAGGGCCAGCCCGTGCCCTTGAGCGCGGTCACCCGCATCCAGGATCGCGCCGGCCCCGAGTTCACCCTGCGCTACAACCTCTATAAGTGCGTCCAGATCAACGGCAGCGCCGCCCCCGGATACAGCTCCACCCAGGCCATGACGGCGCTGGAAGAGGTGTTCAAGGAGACCATGCCGCCGGAGATGGGCTTCGACTACCTGGGCATGTCGTACCAGGAGAAGAAGGCGGCGGAGGGCGTGCCCGCCTGGGTCATCTTCGGCATGTCGTTGCTGTTCGTCTTCCTCATCCTGGCGGCGCAGTACGAGAGCTGGTCGCTGCCCTTCAGCGTGCTGCTGGGGACGCCCATCGCGGTCTTCGGCGCCTTCCTGTTCCTGTGGATGCGCGGGCTGGAGAACAACGTGTACGCGCAGATCGGGCTGGTGATGCTGATCGGGCTGGCCGCCAAGAACGCCATCCTCATCGTGGAGTTCGCCAAGATGGAGTACGAGAAGGGCAAGTCCATCCAGGAGGCGGCGCTGACCGCGGCCCGCCTGCGTCTGCGCCCCATCCTGATGACCGCCTTCGCCTTCATCCTGGGCTGCGTGCCGCTGTGGACAGCGGCGGGGGCGGGCGCCATCTCGCGCCGGGTGCTGGGCACCGCCGTCATCGGCGGCATGCTGGCGGCCTCCATCATCGCCATCTTCCTCATCCCGGTGAGCTTCGACGTGGTGGAGCGGCTGGCGCACCGCGGCCAGGCCGAGGCCCCGGCGCCCGGCCCCATCGCCAATGGGAGGACACCCGCATGA
- a CDS encoding response regulator transcription factor gives MDRIRILLADDHPAALEVFARMLSADFEVVGTAEDGEAAVRSALSLVPEVVVLDVEMPGLDGFAVARRLAAAASPAKIVFLTAYADPDYLDTALRVGASAYVLKAHAAEDLVRAVRLALEGRQFISAGAGAGKRHA, from the coding sequence ATGGACCGCATCCGCATCCTGCTGGCCGACGACCACCCCGCCGCGCTCGAGGTCTTCGCGCGCATGCTGAGCGCCGACTTCGAGGTGGTGGGCACCGCCGAAGACGGCGAGGCCGCGGTGCGCTCCGCCCTGAGCCTCGTCCCCGAGGTCGTGGTCCTCGACGTCGAGATGCCTGGGCTGGACGGCTTCGCGGTCGCCCGCCGCCTGGCCGCGGCCGCCTCCCCCGCCAAGATCGTCTTCCTCACCGCCTACGCCGATCCCGACTACCTGGACACGGCGCTGCGCGTGGGCGCCTCCGCCTACGTACTCAAGGCCCACGCCGCCGAGGACCTGGTGCGCGCCGTGCGCCTCGCGCTCGAAGGACGCCAGTTCATCTCCGCCGGCGCCGGCGCCGGCAAGCGGCACGCTTGA
- a CDS encoding radical SAM protein has product MKVCLIGAPTANQLGAAVGEAEAARIMGELAPVGILSLAAVLEAKGLAPEVVDLNRVYYDWLQDPERGQADFCRFAGDYFRERDSDLFGFSAVCSSYPLTLRIAAEVKRAHPQSVVALGGPQASVVDVATLRAYPFLDLVVRGEAEQTLPELVGALGGSTALAAVPGITFRAGREVRRSPDAPLIQDLDALPFPAFHLFPDVRFCRHFPLELGRGCPFACTFCSTNDFFRRRFRLKSPGHMIAEMRRVKAAYGIRSFELVHDMFTVDRKRVIEFCEALIESGEDLTWGCSARTDCVDEELIALMARAGCRGIFFGIESGSPRMQKIIDKGLVLDDSAERIRSCDQFGINTAVSLMAGFPEETLGDLRASAAFFVDSLCYDHADPQLSILAPLAETPIQRQQKEALVLSDDVADMSYRGWPQEAEDHAMIAGHPEIFSSFYSVPTPYLDHEFLKELRDFLLNGMRAFRWLLLGLHQDSGDIVDVFQQWQEWRARNGVDLASGDRTAYYASGSFASDFLRFLRLDYVPQTSRAPLAIAALLECEAALLDGGSAPAREEVSEHREDLIPADSRPQLLPGVSVIEVPADYREILRRLRQRDPLQDLPGRPVKLAVRKRAAGPAEVRQLSPLSAELLGLCEGSRTVVEIAAEFRQKEREVSGVPAEKLCLAGIEILRQQRLITLA; this is encoded by the coding sequence ATGAAGGTCTGTCTCATCGGTGCGCCCACGGCCAACCAGTTGGGCGCGGCCGTGGGTGAAGCGGAGGCCGCCCGCATCATGGGCGAGCTTGCGCCCGTGGGCATCCTCAGCCTGGCCGCGGTGCTGGAAGCCAAGGGCCTCGCGCCGGAGGTCGTCGACCTCAATCGCGTCTACTACGACTGGCTGCAGGACCCGGAGCGCGGCCAAGCCGACTTTTGCCGCTTCGCCGGCGACTATTTCCGCGAGCGTGATTCCGACCTCTTCGGCTTCAGCGCCGTCTGCAGCAGCTACCCGCTGACCCTGCGCATCGCCGCCGAGGTCAAGCGTGCGCATCCGCAGTCGGTGGTGGCGCTGGGCGGCCCGCAAGCCTCGGTGGTGGACGTCGCCACCCTGCGGGCCTATCCCTTCCTCGACCTGGTGGTGCGCGGGGAAGCGGAGCAGACGCTGCCCGAGTTGGTGGGCGCGCTGGGCGGAAGCACCGCTCTCGCGGCGGTGCCCGGTATCACCTTCCGCGCTGGCCGGGAGGTCCGGCGCAGCCCGGATGCGCCCCTGATCCAGGACTTGGACGCGCTGCCGTTTCCCGCATTCCATCTCTTCCCCGACGTCCGCTTCTGCCGCCACTTCCCCCTGGAGCTGGGGCGCGGCTGTCCCTTCGCCTGCACCTTCTGCTCGACCAACGACTTCTTCCGCCGCCGCTTCCGGCTGAAGAGCCCGGGGCACATGATCGCCGAGATGCGCCGGGTGAAAGCGGCCTACGGCATCCGCTCCTTCGAGCTGGTGCACGACATGTTCACGGTGGACCGCAAGCGGGTGATCGAGTTCTGCGAGGCGCTGATCGAGAGCGGGGAGGATCTCACCTGGGGCTGCAGCGCGCGCACCGACTGCGTGGACGAGGAACTGATCGCGCTCATGGCCCGGGCCGGCTGCCGCGGCATCTTCTTCGGCATCGAGAGCGGCTCGCCGCGGATGCAGAAGATCATCGACAAAGGGCTCGTCCTGGACGATTCCGCGGAGCGCATCCGCTCCTGCGACCAGTTCGGGATCAACACCGCGGTCTCGCTGATGGCGGGCTTCCCCGAAGAGACCCTCGGCGACCTGCGCGCCTCGGCGGCCTTCTTCGTGGATTCCCTGTGCTACGACCACGCCGATCCGCAACTCAGCATCCTGGCGCCGCTGGCGGAGACGCCCATCCAGCGGCAGCAGAAGGAGGCGCTGGTGCTGAGCGACGATGTCGCCGACATGTCGTACCGGGGCTGGCCGCAGGAGGCGGAAGATCACGCCATGATCGCCGGCCATCCCGAGATCTTCTCCAGCTTCTACTCGGTGCCTACACCCTACCTGGACCACGAGTTCCTCAAGGAGCTGCGCGACTTCCTGCTGAACGGCATGCGGGCATTCCGCTGGCTTCTCCTGGGACTGCATCAGGACAGCGGCGACATCGTGGACGTCTTCCAGCAATGGCAGGAGTGGCGGGCCAGGAACGGCGTGGACCTCGCCAGCGGTGATCGCACCGCCTACTACGCGAGCGGCAGCTTCGCTTCGGACTTCCTCCGCTTCCTGAGGCTGGACTACGTTCCGCAGACGAGCCGGGCCCCGCTCGCCATCGCCGCCCTGCTGGAATGCGAAGCCGCGTTGCTCGACGGCGGCAGCGCGCCGGCTCGCGAGGAAGTGTCCGAGCACAGGGAGGACCTGATCCCTGCGGACAGCCGCCCGCAGTTGCTGCCCGGGGTAAGCGTGATCGAGGTCCCGGCTGACTACCGGGAGATCCTCCGGCGGCTGCGGCAGAGGGACCCGCTGCAGGACCTTCCCGGCCGGCCGGTGAAGCTCGCGGTGCGCAAGCGGGCGGCTGGGCCGGCGGAGGTCCGCCAGCTCAGCCCGCTCTCCGCCGAATTGCTGGGCCTGTGTGAGGGCAGCCGGACGGTGGTGGAGATCGCAGCAGAATTCCGGCAAAAGGAAAGAGAAGTCTCAGGCGTCCCCGCGGAGAAGCTGTGCCTGGCGGGGATCGAGATCCTGCGCCAGCAGCGCCTCATCACCCTGGCGTGA
- a CDS encoding efflux transporter outer membrane subunit: protein MRRPRWLLAITLLLLTGCTVGPNYQRPAVTVPGEYRGLAPDADKQAAAFAEEKWWTVFQDEELQKLMRTALEQNYDLRIAATRILQAQAVLGITRADQTPTITGSASAFNQRFPQSLGTPPIETSTLQASVGLAWELDFWGKFRRATEAARADVLATEWGQRAVRTTLVSDVATAYFQLRELDLELEISKRTLASRQESLRLVEVRAQGGVTSMLDVRQSEQLVYQAAAAIPDLERRIEQQENFISVLLGQNPEPIPRGKALVDTRIPPTVPAGLPSALLERRPDIQAAEQQLVAANARIGVARAAYFPQITLTAVGGFQSSALTSLFTGPAGLWSFGGQLLQPIFNRGRIRSNVRLTEAQKQEAVLVYQSTIQQSFREVSDSLIAYRKNQEVREQQSLLTRAAQDAVQLSDMRYRGGVTSYLEVLDSDTRYFSAQIGLAQAELNERLAMVQLYRALGGGWEQ from the coding sequence ATGAGGCGCCCGCGCTGGCTGCTAGCGATCACGTTGCTTCTCCTGACCGGCTGCACCGTCGGCCCCAACTACCAGCGCCCCGCGGTCACCGTCCCCGGCGAGTACCGCGGCCTGGCTCCCGACGCCGACAAGCAGGCGGCGGCTTTCGCGGAAGAGAAATGGTGGACCGTCTTCCAGGACGAGGAACTGCAGAAGCTGATGCGCACGGCCCTGGAGCAGAACTACGACCTGCGCATCGCCGCCACCCGCATCCTGCAGGCGCAGGCGGTGCTGGGCATCACCCGCGCCGACCAGACGCCCACCATCACCGGCAGCGCCTCCGCTTTCAACCAGCGCTTCCCCCAGAGCCTGGGCACGCCGCCCATCGAGACCAGCACCCTGCAGGCCAGCGTGGGCCTGGCCTGGGAGCTGGACTTCTGGGGCAAGTTCCGGCGTGCCACCGAGGCGGCGCGCGCCGACGTCCTGGCCACGGAGTGGGGGCAGCGTGCGGTGCGCACCACCCTGGTCAGCGATGTCGCCACGGCCTACTTCCAGTTGCGCGAGCTCGACCTGGAGCTGGAGATCTCCAAGCGCACGCTGGCCTCGCGCCAGGAGTCGCTGCGCCTGGTGGAGGTGCGCGCCCAGGGCGGCGTGACCTCCATGCTGGACGTGCGCCAGTCGGAGCAGCTCGTCTACCAAGCCGCCGCCGCCATTCCCGACCTGGAGCGCCGCATCGAGCAGCAAGAGAACTTCATCAGCGTCCTGCTGGGGCAGAACCCAGAGCCCATCCCGCGGGGCAAAGCGCTGGTCGACACCCGGATCCCGCCCACGGTGCCCGCCGGCCTACCCTCGGCGCTGCTGGAGCGGCGCCCTGACATCCAGGCGGCCGAGCAGCAACTGGTGGCCGCCAATGCCCGCATCGGCGTGGCCCGGGCCGCCTACTTCCCGCAGATCACGCTGACCGCGGTGGGAGGCTTCCAGAGCTCCGCCCTCACCAGCCTGTTCACCGGGCCGGCCGGCCTGTGGAGCTTCGGCGGGCAACTGCTGCAGCCCATCTTCAATCGCGGCCGCATCCGCTCCAACGTGCGCTTGACCGAGGCCCAGAAGCAGGAAGCGGTGCTGGTCTACCAAAGCACCATCCAGCAGTCCTTCCGCGAGGTCTCCGACTCGCTGATCGCCTACCGCAAGAACCAGGAGGTACGCGAGCAGCAGTCCTTGCTCACAAGGGCGGCCCAAGATGCCGTCCAGCTCTCCGACATGCGCTACCGCGGGGGCGTCACCAGTTACCTGGAGGTGCTGGACAGCGACACGCGCTATTTCTCGGCGCAGATCGGCCTGGCGCAGGCGGAACTCAACGAGCGCCTGGCCATGGTGCAGCTCTACCGCGCCCTGGGAGGAGGATGGGAACAATGA
- a CDS encoding SulP family inorganic anion transporter translates to MTMGDAEKPPGKGWGERLGRLAPGLPKLLAYRRADFPHDVVAGLSVAAVALPVGVAYAQLAGFNPAVGLYASILPLAAYALFGTSRQLIVGPDAATCALVAAAVAPLAGGDQELYLSLSVTLAFLAGVFCIGASFLRLGALADFLSKPILVGFLNGIALSIVLGQIGKIFGFSIAAGGIVPRLLEFAFKLGLTHGPTLAVGAGTFVVLAAASRWLRRLPAALVAMAVAAAAVKLLGLEALGVQTIGAVPAGLPSLQLPHFPGRLLPELLAEAAGVALVSFSSMMLTSRSFASKNGYDVDTDREFAALGAANLAAALSQAFAISGADSRTAMSDASGGRTQVTGLVAAAAVAVVLLFFTQPLQYVPIAALGAVLVKAGLSLADVRSLRLLYRIDRQELALSLMATLGVVAVGAIQAIAVVVVLALVRFIRLVARPKVEILGAVEGYPGLHSIERHAEARTIPGLLLFRFNAPVVFFNAPYFKRQVLDAVEAAGAGLKWFVVDMIPVTMMDATGIQAANELLAVMRARKIIFVAAGRQAEWQQWRDQRRLQPDTTGTRVFPTLRAALKAYQREAAASAGEPAA, encoded by the coding sequence ATGACGATGGGAGACGCGGAAAAGCCGCCGGGAAAGGGCTGGGGAGAGCGGCTGGGCCGGCTCGCGCCCGGCCTGCCCAAGCTGCTGGCCTATCGGCGCGCCGACTTCCCCCATGATGTGGTGGCGGGACTTTCAGTGGCCGCCGTCGCCCTGCCGGTGGGCGTGGCCTATGCGCAGTTGGCCGGCTTCAATCCCGCGGTGGGCTTGTACGCCAGCATCCTGCCGCTCGCCGCCTATGCGCTGTTCGGCACCTCGCGGCAGTTGATCGTGGGCCCGGACGCGGCCACCTGCGCGCTGGTGGCGGCCGCGGTCGCGCCCCTCGCGGGAGGCGACCAGGAATTGTACTTGTCCCTGTCGGTCACGCTGGCCTTCCTGGCGGGTGTCTTCTGCATCGGGGCCAGCTTCCTGCGGCTGGGAGCGCTGGCGGATTTCCTCTCCAAGCCCATCCTGGTGGGGTTCCTGAACGGGATCGCGCTCAGCATCGTGCTGGGCCAGATCGGCAAGATCTTCGGCTTCAGCATCGCGGCGGGAGGGATCGTTCCGCGCTTGCTGGAATTCGCCTTCAAGCTGGGGCTGACGCACGGGCCGACGTTGGCGGTGGGCGCGGGCACCTTCGTGGTGCTGGCCGCGGCCTCGCGCTGGCTGCGGCGGCTGCCGGCGGCGCTGGTGGCCATGGCCGTGGCCGCAGCGGCGGTCAAGCTGCTCGGCCTGGAGGCGCTGGGCGTGCAGACCATCGGCGCGGTGCCCGCGGGCCTGCCGTCGTTGCAGCTTCCTCACTTCCCCGGCCGGCTCCTGCCCGAGCTCCTCGCCGAAGCCGCTGGGGTGGCGCTGGTCAGCTTCTCCAGCATGATGCTGACCTCGCGCAGCTTCGCCTCCAAGAACGGCTACGACGTGGACACCGACCGGGAGTTCGCCGCCCTGGGCGCGGCCAACCTCGCCGCCGCCCTCTCCCAGGCTTTCGCCATCAGCGGCGCCGATTCCCGCACCGCCATGAGCGACGCCAGCGGCGGACGCACCCAGGTGACCGGGCTGGTGGCCGCCGCCGCGGTGGCGGTCGTGCTCCTGTTCTTCACCCAGCCGCTGCAGTACGTCCCCATCGCCGCCCTGGGCGCGGTGCTGGTGAAGGCGGGACTGTCGCTGGCGGATGTGCGCTCCCTGCGCCTGCTCTACCGCATCGACCGCCAGGAGCTGGCCCTCTCCCTCATGGCCACCCTGGGGGTGGTCGCGGTGGGGGCCATCCAGGCCATCGCGGTCGTGGTGGTGCTGGCGCTGGTGCGCTTCATCCGCCTGGTGGCGCGGCCCAAGGTCGAGATCCTGGGCGCCGTGGAGGGCTACCCCGGCCTGCACTCCATCGAGCGTCACGCCGAGGCGCGGACCATCCCCGGCTTGCTGCTGTTCCGCTTCAACGCTCCGGTCGTCTTTTTCAATGCGCCCTACTTCAAGCGGCAGGTGCTGGATGCCGTGGAGGCCGCCGGCGCGGGGCTGAAATGGTTCGTGGTGGACATGATCCCGGTCACCATGATGGACGCCACCGGCATCCAGGCGGCGAACGAATTGCTGGCGGTGATGCGGGCGCGCAAGATCATCTTTGTTGCCGCCGGGCGCCAGGCGGAGTGGCAACAGTGGCGCGACCAGCGGCGCCTGCAACCGGACACCACCGGCACCCGGGTCTTCCCCACGCTGCGCGCGGCCCTCAAGGCCTACCAGCGGGAAGCCGCCGCTTCCGCAGGTGAGCCCGCCGCCTGA